One genomic segment of Ancylobacter sp. IITR112 includes these proteins:
- a CDS encoding copper-binding protein — translation MTLRLNTALAGTLAALLVTSGAAFAAGDLTLKPTELKPLELGLGNAGYGVSETKYNLETGKAYSLELSSTGKKECAWQAPDFFKSIFLRKVEVEEVEIKAIGLTEIEFEKDGEAELFFVPIKPGTYSWYCKGMEERGMKGEFIVK, via the coding sequence ATGACCCTTCGTTTGAACACAGCCCTCGCCGGCACCCTTGCCGCCCTGCTCGTCACCTCCGGCGCCGCCTTCGCTGCCGGCGACCTCACGCTGAAGCCGACCGAACTGAAACCGCTTGAGCTTGGCCTCGGCAATGCCGGCTATGGCGTCTCGGAAACGAAATACAATCTGGAGACCGGCAAGGCCTACAGCCTTGAGCTGAGCTCCACCGGCAAGAAGGAATGCGCCTGGCAGGCTCCCGACTTCTTCAAGAGCATCTTTCTGCGTAAGGTCGAGGTCGAAGAGGTGGAGATAAAGGCCATCGGTCTGACGGAGATCGAATTCGAGAAGGATGGCGAGGCCGAACTGTTCTTCGTGCCGATCAAGCCGGGCACCTATTCCTGGTACTGCAAGGGCATGGAAGAGCGCGGCATGAAGGGCGAGTTCATCGTCAAGTGA
- a CDS encoding ABC transporter permease → MKHDPFRLPLTGYFIVLSGICWREALRFLNQRGRFLSALVRPLVWLFIFAAGFRSVLGVSIIPPYETYVLYEVYVTPGLVAMIQLFNGLQSSLSMVHDREVGAMRILLVSPYPRWYLLVCKLVAGIGVSLLQVYAFLAVAWFWEVELPPTGYVTVIPALLLSGLMLGAMGLLMSSLFRQMENFASVMNFVIFPMFFASSALYPLWRVQESSLPLWWICTLNPFTYAVELIRFALYGQFAPLAALVVAACAAVFLAASILAYDPSAGIMARRGGPETAK, encoded by the coding sequence ATGAAGCACGACCCATTCCGCCTGCCGCTGACCGGCTATTTCATCGTCCTCAGCGGCATTTGCTGGCGCGAGGCGCTGCGCTTCCTCAATCAGCGCGGGCGTTTCCTGTCCGCTCTGGTGCGACCGCTGGTGTGGCTGTTCATCTTCGCTGCCGGCTTTCGTTCGGTGCTCGGCGTCTCGATCATACCGCCTTATGAGACCTATGTGCTCTACGAGGTTTATGTGACTCCCGGGCTGGTGGCGATGATCCAGCTTTTCAACGGCCTGCAATCCTCGCTTTCCATGGTCCATGACCGCGAGGTCGGGGCGATGCGTATCCTGCTGGTGAGCCCCTATCCGCGCTGGTACCTGCTGGTGTGCAAGCTCGTCGCCGGCATCGGCGTGTCGCTGCTGCAGGTCTATGCCTTCCTCGCCGTCGCCTGGTTCTGGGAAGTGGAACTGCCGCCCACCGGCTATGTCACCGTTATTCCCGCGCTCCTCCTCTCCGGCCTGATGCTCGGCGCCATGGGACTGCTCATGTCCTCGCTGTTCCGGCAGATGGAGAACTTCGCCAGCGTGATGAACTTCGTCATCTTCCCCATGTTCTTCGCCTCCTCGGCGCTGTACCCGCTCTGGCGGGTGCAGGAGAGCAGCCTGCCGCTATGGTGGATCTGCACGCTCAACCCGTTCACCTATGCCGTGGAGTTGATCCGCTTCGCGCTTTACGGCCAGTTCGCGCCGCTGGCGGCGCTGGTGGTCGCGGCATGCGCGGCGGTGTTCCTCGCCGCGTCGATCCTGGCGTATGATCCTTCCGCCGGCATCATGGCTCGCCGCGGCGGGCCGGAGACGGCCAAATGA
- a CDS encoding antibiotic biosynthesis monooxygenase yields MIIEIAELRIKSGEEAAFEAGVVEAVPLFLRAKGCLGVALHQVIETPSVYRLVVRWQTLDNHMVDFRNSEDFQRWRGLVGATFEAPPSVTHERIVDLGPSI; encoded by the coding sequence ATGATCATCGAAATCGCCGAATTGCGGATCAAGTCGGGCGAGGAAGCCGCCTTCGAAGCCGGGGTGGTCGAGGCGGTGCCGCTGTTCCTGCGCGCCAAGGGCTGCCTGGGGGTCGCTCTGCACCAGGTGATCGAGACGCCCAGCGTCTACCGGCTCGTCGTGCGCTGGCAAACGCTGGACAACCACATGGTGGATTTCCGCAACTCCGAAGACTTCCAGCGCTGGCGCGGGCTTGTCGGCGCAACCTTCGAGGCGCCGCCATCGGTGACGCATGAGCGCATCGTCGATCTCGGCCCGTCCATCTGA
- the xoxF5 gene encoding lanthanide-dependent methanol dehydrogenase XoxF5: MRKVLATALLGAAAVYAWPASANDGLVSIMKDPKQWGIQTGDYANTRYSKLDQINAGNVGKIQVAWTFSTGVLRGHEGGPLIIGDVMYVHTPFPNIVYALDLNDNGRIIWKYEPKQDPNVIPVMCCDTVNRGLAFSDGMIFLHQADTTLVALDAKTGEKKWSVVNGDPKKGETNTATVLPVKDKVIVGISGGEFGVRCHVTAYDSKTGKQVWRGYSMGPDDEMLVDPEKTTALGKPIGKDSSLKSWEGDQWKIGGGCTWGWYSYDPETNLVYYGSGNPSTWNPSQRPGDNKWSMTIWARDADTGMAKWVYQMTPHDEWDFDGVNEMILTDQQFDGKPRKLLTHFDRNGFGYTLDRVNGELLVAEKFDPVVNWATKVDMDKNSPTYGRPLVVAKYSTAQNGEDVNTKGICPAALGTKDQQPAAFSPKTNLFYVPTNHVCMDYEPFRVSYTAGQPYVGATLSMYPAPNSHGGMGNFIAWDNTKGKIVWSLPEPFSVWSGALATAGDVVFYGTLEGYLKAVDAKTGKELYKFKTPSGIIGNVTTYEHKGKQYIAILSGVGGWAGIGLAAGLTDPNAGLGAVGGYAALSNYTNLGGQLTVFALPN; encoded by the coding sequence ATGCGCAAGGTTCTTGCGACAGCACTTCTGGGTGCTGCGGCGGTCTATGCTTGGCCCGCGTCGGCCAATGACGGACTGGTCAGCATCATGAAAGACCCCAAGCAATGGGGTATTCAGACGGGTGACTATGCCAATACCCGCTATTCCAAGCTCGACCAGATCAATGCCGGCAATGTCGGCAAGATCCAGGTGGCCTGGACCTTCTCGACGGGCGTCCTCCGTGGCCATGAGGGCGGTCCGCTCATCATCGGCGACGTGATGTACGTCCACACGCCGTTCCCCAACATCGTTTACGCTCTCGACCTCAACGATAACGGGCGCATCATCTGGAAATACGAGCCCAAGCAGGACCCGAACGTCATCCCGGTCATGTGCTGCGACACCGTCAACCGCGGTCTCGCCTTCTCTGACGGCATGATCTTCCTGCACCAGGCCGACACCACCCTCGTCGCGCTCGACGCCAAGACGGGCGAGAAGAAGTGGTCGGTCGTCAACGGCGATCCCAAGAAGGGTGAGACCAACACCGCCACCGTTCTGCCGGTGAAGGACAAGGTCATCGTCGGCATCTCCGGCGGCGAGTTCGGCGTGCGCTGCCATGTGACCGCCTATGACAGCAAGACCGGCAAGCAGGTTTGGCGCGGCTATTCGATGGGCCCCGACGACGAGATGCTCGTCGACCCGGAAAAGACCACGGCTCTCGGCAAGCCGATCGGCAAGGATTCCTCGCTCAAGAGCTGGGAAGGCGATCAGTGGAAGATCGGCGGCGGTTGCACCTGGGGCTGGTATTCCTATGACCCCGAAACCAACCTCGTTTATTACGGCTCGGGCAACCCGTCGACCTGGAACCCGTCGCAGCGCCCGGGCGACAACAAGTGGTCGATGACCATTTGGGCGCGTGATGCCGACACGGGCATGGCCAAGTGGGTCTACCAGATGACCCCGCACGACGAATGGGACTTCGACGGCGTCAACGAAATGATCCTCACGGATCAGCAGTTCGACGGCAAGCCGCGCAAGCTGCTGACCCATTTCGACCGTAACGGCTTCGGCTATACCCTCGACCGCGTGAACGGCGAACTGCTCGTCGCTGAGAAGTTCGACCCGGTGGTGAACTGGGCCACCAAGGTGGACATGGACAAGAACAGCCCGACCTATGGTCGTCCGCTGGTCGTGGCCAAGTATTCGACCGCGCAGAACGGCGAAGACGTGAACACCAAGGGCATCTGCCCGGCGGCGCTCGGTACCAAGGACCAGCAGCCGGCCGCGTTCTCGCCCAAGACCAACCTGTTCTACGTTCCCACCAACCACGTCTGCATGGACTACGAGCCGTTCCGCGTCAGCTACACGGCGGGCCAGCCCTATGTCGGTGCGACCCTGTCGATGTATCCCGCGCCGAACAGCCATGGCGGCATGGGCAACTTCATCGCTTGGGATAACACCAAGGGTAAGATCGTCTGGTCGCTGCCCGAGCCCTTCTCGGTGTGGTCGGGCGCTCTGGCCACTGCTGGCGACGTGGTCTTCTACGGCACGCTCGAAGGCTATCTGAAGGCGGTCGACGCCAAGACGGGCAAGGAACTCTACAAGTTCAAGACCCCGTCCGGCATCATCGGCAACGTCACCACCTATGAGCACAAGGGCAAGCAGTACATCGCCATCCTGTCGGGTGTCGGTGGCTGGGCGGGCATCGGCCTGGCGGCCGGCCTGACCGACCCGAACGCCGGTCTCGGTGCGGTGGGTGGTTACGCCGCCCTGTCCAACTACACCAACCTCGGCGGTCAGCTCACCGTGTTCGCTCTGCCGAACTGA
- a CDS encoding ABC transporter ATP-binding protein, producing the protein MTEQTAPLSPARPAAEVPALEVRAVSHAFGARKALDDVTLTVPAGSFTALLGPNGAGKTTLFSLVTRLYDNRSGAIHVLGADVRRRPAEALSRLGVVFQARTLDLELSVLDNLLYHATLHGISFGAGRRRALELLAQDGLAERARDKVRNLSGGQMRRVEIVRALMHRPRLLLLDEPTVGLDIASRAAVVALVRALVANEGIGVLWATHIIEEIVPGDRVVVLHRGRVRASGCYEEMLAHAGGEDLSAAFLALVGDAGETAP; encoded by the coding sequence ATGACGGAACAGACCGCTCCCCTGTCCCCAGCCCGCCCGGCAGCCGAGGTACCGGCGCTCGAGGTGCGCGCGGTCAGCCATGCTTTTGGCGCGCGCAAGGCGCTGGACGATGTCACGCTGACGGTTCCCGCGGGAAGCTTCACCGCCCTGCTCGGTCCGAACGGCGCGGGAAAAACCACTCTGTTCTCACTGGTCACCCGACTATACGACAATCGCAGTGGCGCGATCCATGTGCTCGGGGCCGATGTGCGGCGCCGGCCCGCCGAAGCGCTCAGCCGGCTCGGCGTGGTGTTCCAGGCGCGCACGCTCGACCTTGAACTCTCCGTCCTCGACAATCTGCTCTACCACGCCACCCTCCACGGAATCAGCTTCGGCGCCGGGCGCCGCCGGGCGCTGGAACTTCTGGCCCAGGACGGCCTCGCCGAGCGGGCCCGCGACAAGGTGCGCAACCTCTCGGGCGGCCAGATGCGCCGGGTGGAGATCGTGCGCGCCCTCATGCACCGCCCGCGCCTGCTGCTGCTCGACGAGCCGACCGTCGGCCTCGACATCGCCTCGCGCGCCGCCGTGGTCGCGCTGGTCCGCGCGCTGGTAGCAAATGAGGGCATAGGCGTCCTGTGGGCGACGCATATCATCGAGGAAATCGTCCCCGGCGACCGCGTGGTGGTGCTCCATCGCGGCCGTGTCCGCGCCAGCGGCTGCTATGAGGAGATGCTGGCGCATGCTGGCGGCGAAGACCTTTCCGCCGCCTTCCTCGCACTCGTCGGCGATGCGGGAGAGACGGCGCCATGA
- a CDS encoding PQQ-dependent catabolism-associated CXXCW motif protein, which produces MKRYRPDPTLRRLAWLGMAGLAAVLYVFAPMTGRGEEAVPEPAGYRMDEYRAPTPATLKGAAVIDTAEAERLWQTKAALFIDVMPRDVKPANLPPGTLWRDKRRDHLPGSVWLPNVGYGALSAASDAYFRSRLEAVTQGNRAAPLVFYCQTACWMSWNAAKRAIDEYGYSNIAWYPAGSDGWAKAGLPLEQGQPMP; this is translated from the coding sequence GTGAAACGCTATCGGCCAGACCCCACGCTCCGCCGACTGGCCTGGCTGGGAATGGCTGGGCTCGCCGCCGTCCTCTATGTGTTCGCGCCGATGACCGGGCGCGGTGAGGAGGCGGTTCCCGAACCTGCGGGCTACCGCATGGACGAGTACCGGGCGCCCACGCCGGCCACGCTGAAAGGCGCCGCGGTCATCGACACTGCCGAGGCCGAACGGCTGTGGCAGACCAAGGCAGCCCTCTTCATCGACGTGATGCCCCGTGACGTGAAGCCGGCTAATCTACCACCCGGCACATTGTGGCGCGACAAGAGGCGCGATCATCTGCCCGGGAGCGTCTGGCTTCCCAATGTCGGCTATGGCGCCCTTTCTGCCGCGAGCGATGCCTATTTCCGTAGCCGGCTGGAGGCAGTGACCCAGGGCAATCGCGCCGCCCCGCTGGTCTTCTATTGCCAGACCGCTTGCTGGATGAGCTGGAACGCGGCCAAGCGCGCCATTGACGAGTACGGCTATTCGAACATCGCTTGGTATCCCGCCGGCAGCGACGGCTGGGCGAAGGCGGGCCTGCCGCTCGAACAGGGCCAGCCCATGCCTTGA
- a CDS encoding quinoprotein relay system zinc metallohydrolase 2: protein MADVPRLHRRRLLALAAALAFGGRGSAKAGTPASRPGDGLPLEAVAPGVHVFRAPYELIAPDNDGAIANMTLIVGDAAAAVIDTGNSYRAGALMRAAVRAVTDRPLRYVINTHMHPDHTLGNAAFAEDRVRFVAHHKMPRALALRADTYLAQVERLLGAAGEGTRILLPELLVEDRLTLDLGGRPLELRAHPTAHTDNDLTVFDAATGTWVMGDLLFVGHVPTLDGSLTGWLSLLDRLSEQAVARAVPGHGPASVAWPQGAAAERRYLSTLRRDIGRLLQEGRPMSEAPLHGALSERAEWALFDEFSARNAIAAYHELEWE from the coding sequence ATGGCGGACGTGCCACGACTGCATAGACGACGTCTGCTCGCCCTCGCTGCGGCTCTGGCCTTCGGCGGCCGGGGCTCAGCGAAGGCGGGGACGCCGGCCTCCCGGCCGGGCGACGGCCTGCCGCTGGAAGCGGTCGCGCCCGGAGTCCATGTATTCCGCGCGCCCTACGAACTGATCGCCCCCGACAATGACGGGGCGATCGCCAATATGACCCTGATTGTCGGAGACGCCGCCGCCGCGGTGATCGACACCGGCAACAGCTACCGCGCCGGCGCCCTGATGCGCGCGGCGGTACGCGCGGTGACCGACAGGCCGCTGCGCTATGTCATCAACACCCACATGCACCCCGACCACACGCTGGGCAACGCGGCTTTCGCCGAGGACCGCGTGCGTTTCGTCGCCCATCACAAAATGCCGCGCGCCCTCGCGCTGCGGGCGGACACCTATCTCGCCCAGGTCGAGCGCCTGCTGGGAGCCGCAGGGGAGGGGACGCGAATCTTGCTGCCGGAACTGCTGGTCGAGGACAGGCTGACCCTCGACCTCGGCGGGCGGCCGCTTGAACTGCGCGCCCATCCGACCGCGCACACCGACAATGATCTCACCGTCTTCGACGCCGCCACCGGCACCTGGGTGATGGGTGACCTGCTGTTTGTCGGGCATGTTCCGACGCTCGACGGCAGCCTGACCGGCTGGCTGTCGCTGCTCGACCGGCTGTCGGAACAGGCGGTGGCGCGCGCGGTACCCGGTCACGGTCCCGCGAGTGTCGCCTGGCCGCAGGGAGCCGCAGCCGAGCGGCGCTACCTCTCAACGCTGCGCCGCGATATCGGCCGGCTGCTGCAAGAGGGACGGCCGATGAGCGAGGCGCCGCTACATGGCGCTCTGTCGGAACGTGCCGAATGGGCCCTTTTCGACGAGTTCAGCGCCCGTAATGCGATCGCCGCCTATCACGAGCTGGAGTGGGAGTAG
- a CDS encoding substrate-binding domain-containing protein — protein MSSMAQPGYQDRSARRTATRRTGRSVAALLALAGLAAFPVAATAQVADLVDRSTLRVCADPANMPFTNEEGQGFENKIAELMAEKLGLALDYTWFPQATGFYRMTLGSKRCDVVMGYVAAGDPVLNTNAYYRSAWVLVTKKDSELASVDTLEDPRLKGKRIGIIAGTPPGDLLVRNGLMPLARPYALMVDRRFDSPAEAMIADLEDGEIDAGILWGPIGGYYAKASKVPLSVVPLVKEKGDPSLIYRITFGIRPGELNWKHQLNGFIKDEQGAINRILLDYGVPLLDNQDRPIQAAP, from the coding sequence ATGAGCAGCATGGCGCAGCCGGGATACCAAGATCGCTCGGCGCGCCGCACGGCGACGCGCCGGACGGGGAGGAGCGTTGCGGCGCTTCTGGCGCTCGCCGGCCTCGCTGCCTTCCCCGTCGCAGCGACGGCCCAGGTGGCCGATCTGGTCGACCGCTCCACTCTGCGTGTCTGCGCCGATCCGGCGAACATGCCCTTCACCAATGAGGAAGGGCAGGGCTTCGAGAACAAGATCGCCGAGCTGATGGCCGAGAAGCTCGGCCTCGCTCTCGATTACACCTGGTTTCCGCAGGCCACCGGCTTCTACCGCATGACGCTCGGCTCCAAGCGCTGCGATGTGGTGATGGGCTACGTCGCGGCGGGCGATCCTGTCCTCAATACCAATGCCTACTATCGCTCGGCCTGGGTGCTGGTCACCAAGAAGGACAGCGAACTCGCCAGCGTCGACACGCTGGAAGACCCGCGCCTCAAGGGCAAGCGCATCGGCATCATCGCCGGCACGCCACCCGGCGACCTTCTGGTGCGGAACGGCTTGATGCCGCTGGCGCGCCCCTATGCGCTGATGGTAGATCGCCGCTTCGACAGCCCCGCCGAGGCGATGATCGCCGACCTCGAGGACGGCGAGATCGACGCCGGCATTCTCTGGGGCCCCATTGGCGGCTACTACGCCAAGGCGTCGAAGGTGCCGCTCTCGGTCGTGCCGCTTGTGAAGGAGAAAGGTGATCCCTCGCTCATCTACCGCATCACTTTCGGCATTCGGCCCGGCGAACTGAACTGGAAGCACCAGCTCAACGGCTTCATCAAGGACGAACAGGGGGCGATCAACCGCATCCTGCTCGATTATGGCGTGCCCCTGCTCGACAATCAGGATCGCCCGATCCAGGCGGCGCCGTAA
- a CDS encoding c-type cytochrome, methanol metabolism-related — translation MTNPVRGWFVSGMLPASAGAAALVLAAALSLPAPVHAQEQAPAAATPAPVEKEKDELGKYTLPDGDPTYNIQPDGTMDWYTYSGYRRYHAECHVCHGPDGMGSSYAPALANSLKTMSYPQFMEIVVNGKQNVGVGTADQVMPAFGENKNVMCYLDDIYVYLKARADGALGRERPSKREDKTKAYTANENQCFGRPS, via the coding sequence ATGACGAATCCTGTTCGCGGATGGTTTGTTTCCGGCATGCTGCCGGCATCCGCCGGCGCTGCGGCGCTGGTTCTGGCGGCCGCCCTGTCCCTTCCCGCTCCGGTGCACGCCCAGGAGCAGGCTCCGGCCGCCGCGACGCCGGCGCCGGTCGAGAAGGAGAAGGACGAACTCGGCAAGTACACGCTGCCGGATGGCGACCCGACCTATAACATCCAGCCCGACGGCACGATGGATTGGTACACCTATTCCGGCTATCGCCGCTATCATGCCGAGTGCCATGTCTGCCACGGCCCGGACGGCATGGGCTCCAGCTACGCACCCGCCCTTGCCAACTCGCTCAAGACCATGAGCTATCCGCAGTTCATGGAGATCGTCGTCAACGGCAAGCAGAATGTCGGCGTCGGCACGGCCGATCAGGTGATGCCGGCCTTCGGCGAGAACAAGAACGTCATGTGCTATCTCGACGACATCTATGTCTATCTCAAGGCTCGCGCCGATGGCGCGCTCGGCCGCGAGCGTCCCAGCAAGCGCGAGGACAAGACCAAGGCCTATACCGCGAATGAAAATCAATGCTTCGGACGGCCGAGCTGA
- a CDS encoding c-type cytochrome has protein sequence MIIAWKDAMNRFVTAAALFVLGTTAALAQSPAGDPEKGANVFKKCMACHAVGEGAKNKVGPELNGIIGRKMGSVEGFNYSDTLKEHNAKGDVWTAEVLSAYLENPKGYMPGVKMVFAGLPKESDRLNLEAYLGQFNADGTKK, from the coding sequence ATGATCATCGCCTGGAAGGACGCCATGAACCGCTTCGTCACTGCCGCCGCCCTCTTCGTGCTCGGTACCACTGCCGCGCTGGCCCAGAGCCCGGCCGGCGATCCCGAAAAGGGCGCCAACGTCTTCAAGAAGTGCATGGCCTGCCATGCCGTGGGTGAAGGCGCCAAGAACAAGGTCGGCCCGGAACTGAACGGGATCATCGGCCGGAAGATGGGCTCCGTCGAAGGTTTCAACTATTCCGACACGCTGAAGGAGCACAACGCCAAGGGTGATGTGTGGACGGCGGAAGTGCTGAGCGCCTATCTGGAAAACCCGAAGGGCTATATGCCTGGGGTGAAGATGGTGTTCGCCGGCCTGCCGAAGGAAAGCGACCGTCTCAATCTTGAGGCGTATCTCGGCCAGTTCAACGCCGACGGCACCAAGAAGTAG
- a CDS encoding carbonic anhydrase has product MCNNHTFALSRRRALTAGLGLASAAFLGSVALPASAWAQEAAPNAISPDEALKRLMDGNGRYASNNMNNKDFSAGRAARTMAQHPFAGLVSCADSRVAPELAFDQGPGELFVVRVAGNFVNVDGLASLEYGVKFLGMPLIMVLGHSNCGAVDAAIKVVKDDVSLPGHLDELVDNIKPAVEIALKDNPKDPLTAAITENVRYNVKQLAGATPIISEYVANGKLKIVGGVYDLASGKVSLV; this is encoded by the coding sequence ATGTGCAACAATCACACCTTCGCCCTGTCCCGTCGTAGGGCCCTTACTGCCGGCCTCGGGCTCGCCTCGGCCGCTTTTCTCGGCAGCGTGGCGCTACCCGCAAGTGCTTGGGCACAGGAAGCAGCCCCCAACGCCATCAGCCCCGACGAGGCACTCAAGCGGCTGATGGATGGAAATGGGCGCTACGCCTCGAACAACATGAACAACAAGGACTTCTCGGCTGGTCGCGCCGCCCGCACGATGGCCCAGCACCCCTTCGCGGGACTGGTAAGCTGCGCCGATTCGCGCGTCGCACCGGAACTCGCCTTTGACCAGGGGCCAGGCGAGCTTTTTGTCGTCCGTGTCGCCGGCAATTTCGTCAATGTCGACGGTCTCGCCAGCCTCGAATATGGCGTCAAATTCCTCGGCATGCCCCTGATCATGGTGCTTGGCCACAGCAATTGCGGCGCAGTCGACGCCGCGATCAAGGTCGTGAAAGACGATGTCAGCCTGCCAGGCCATCTCGACGAACTGGTCGACAACATCAAGCCGGCTGTCGAGATCGCGCTGAAGGATAATCCAAAGGACCCGCTCACCGCCGCGATCACCGAAAACGTGCGATATAATGTCAAGCAACTCGCTGGCGCGACGCCGATCATCAGCGAATACGTCGCCAATGGGAAGCTGAAGATCGTCGGTGGCGTTTACGATCTCGCCAGCGGCAAGGTCAGCCTCGTCTGA
- a CDS encoding carboxylesterase/lipase family protein encodes MTEISWARWGALLLVASLTLGDLARAQTSNGDDPAVVMTREGAVRGVVADGVRSFKGIPYALPPTGERRFALPEPAQPWSGVRDATGYGSACPQLERYGIPESSRDENCLFVNVTAPYRPGDTAATPRPVLVWIHGGAFVGGSSGLYPLEALARQGDLVVVSLNYRLGVLGFTAHPAFAAEYNGGYGLMDQRAALAWVKRNIAAFGGDPGKVTVAGESAGAGSVCMHLLAPEQTTGLFERAIVVSAGCASWLPSVAEGEKIGLDIARKVGCSDPATALACLRSKPVGDLLEAGAAIAGSNILTFTPLIGAKTVPLPGAEAFPAGRFVQVPVMNGGTRDEQRLYVGYAALDGDVVTAETYPDAIRKVYGDKATAVLEKYPPTYASSPPATLGSVWSDFRRDVGINNCAYLEAAKLMGAFVPVHEFVFADSDAPPVTPADPGFEMGAVHSSELPYLFPHFDNTMRRAGPELAPASAELAKVMIGYWASFARTGTPVAPGGPAWPVFRADDQVMNLEPGKLGLFNAAVAHNCAFWKGLYPTDLTR; translated from the coding sequence ATGACGGAGATTTCGTGGGCTCGATGGGGTGCGCTGCTGCTGGTCGCCAGCCTGACGCTGGGCGATCTCGCGCGGGCTCAGACCTCGAACGGGGACGATCCTGCGGTGGTGATGACGCGGGAGGGGGCGGTGCGCGGCGTCGTCGCCGACGGCGTGCGGTCTTTCAAAGGCATACCCTATGCGCTGCCGCCAACCGGCGAACGTCGCTTCGCCCTGCCGGAACCGGCGCAGCCTTGGAGCGGCGTGCGCGACGCCACCGGCTATGGCAGCGCCTGCCCGCAACTCGAGCGTTACGGTATTCCCGAATCCAGCCGCGACGAGAATTGCCTGTTCGTAAACGTCACCGCCCCCTATCGCCCCGGCGACACGGCAGCCACGCCCCGGCCGGTGCTGGTGTGGATCCATGGCGGGGCGTTTGTCGGCGGGTCCAGCGGCCTTTATCCGCTGGAAGCTCTCGCCCGGCAGGGCGATCTCGTCGTCGTGTCGCTGAACTACCGGCTCGGCGTGCTCGGCTTCACCGCCCATCCCGCTTTCGCGGCGGAGTACAATGGTGGTTATGGCCTGATGGACCAGCGCGCTGCGCTGGCCTGGGTCAAGCGCAACATCGCGGCCTTTGGCGGCGATCCCGGCAAGGTCACGGTGGCGGGAGAGTCGGCGGGCGCGGGCTCCGTCTGCATGCATCTGCTGGCGCCGGAGCAGACGACGGGCCTGTTCGAGCGCGCGATCGTGGTCAGCGCCGGCTGCGCGAGTTGGCTGCCCAGCGTCGCCGAGGGCGAGAAGATCGGGCTCGATATCGCTCGCAAGGTGGGGTGCAGCGATCCCGCGACCGCGCTCGCCTGCCTGCGGTCCAAGCCGGTCGGGGACCTGCTGGAGGCGGGCGCCGCGATTGCCGGCAGCAACATCCTCACCTTCACGCCGCTGATCGGGGCGAAGACCGTGCCCCTGCCCGGTGCCGAGGCGTTTCCTGCTGGCAGATTCGTGCAGGTGCCAGTGATGAATGGCGGAACGCGCGACGAGCAGCGGCTTTATGTCGGCTATGCCGCGCTGGATGGCGATGTGGTGACGGCCGAGACCTATCCAGACGCGATCCGCAAGGTCTATGGCGACAAAGCGACGGCGGTTCTGGAAAAGTACCCGCCGACCTACGCCTCTTCGCCGCCGGCGACGCTCGGCTCGGTGTGGTCGGATTTCCGGCGGGATGTCGGCATCAACAACTGCGCCTATCTCGAAGCGGCCAAGCTGATGGGCGCCTTCGTCCCCGTCCATGAATTCGTCTTCGCCGATTCGGACGCGCCGCCCGTGACGCCGGCCGATCCGGGATTCGAGATGGGGGCGGTGCACTCCTCGGAGTTGCCCTATCTGTTCCCGCATTTCGACAACACGATGCGGCGCGCGGGGCCCGAACTGGCGCCCGCCTCGGCCGAACTGGCGAAGGTGATGATCGGGTATTGGGCGAGCTTCGCCCGTACCGGAACCCCTGTTGCCCCGGGCGGCCCAGCATGGCCCGTTTTCCGGGCGGATGATCAGGTGATGAATCTGGAGCCCGGCAAGCTCGGTCTGTTCAATGCCGCGGTTGCCCACAATTGCGCGTTCTGGAAGGGGCTCTATCCCACCGACCTGACCCGCTGA